From Alteromonas sp. RKMC-009, one genomic window encodes:
- a CDS encoding monovalent cation:proton antiporter family protein, translating into MALSVVSVAVFRKLHLPPILAYLFAGLLTGPELLALFPHPEDMHLLAEIGIVFLLFSLGLEFSLPKLMSMRSLVFGVGLGQMVVTTGVFSAIAHFLGFAWGPAVIIGGMLALSSTAIVIKQLTEAGALNHRRTEMAISILLFQDLAVVPFLIAIPLMSSEQNISLATALIQALIKGVLVVILLLSAGKWVLPWIFREVAKTRTDELFVLTTILVAILAGGLTYIFGLSMALGAFLAGMMLGESQYKYQLEADIRPFRDILMGLFFVTVGMQLNLHVLYQDGLWIFSGVAVLMVLKVLILRLVARLLNSDAVDAWATGIKLCQIGEFSFVIAALATAEGVIDSRTSSIIISMGVISMALTPLLVTRSVAWAQKLEPASAVNVEPDSAIPEASALQNHIVIAGFGRVGQSVARLLKLENISFITIDADPVRVHESRNAGEPILFGDASQKDILENAGVGRASLLLVTFDQPEKAKQVINAARQISPDINLMVRTKRDYQLDALYKAGASQVVPEIQEGSLMLISQVLHYAGVPMSRILRRVREERQGRYDHLHGFYPGETTEISYGTEDKLEFVHAVVLNNDAACLGQSLSDIDFQRMRVRLQVLRRNGSEIAQPDGNEVLQAGDVLVIAGKPRRVERAERRFMDGA; encoded by the coding sequence ATGGCGCTGTCAGTGGTCAGTGTCGCGGTATTCCGCAAGCTCCATTTGCCACCTATTCTGGCCTACCTTTTTGCCGGTCTGCTTACCGGCCCTGAATTGCTGGCGTTGTTTCCTCATCCGGAAGACATGCACCTGCTGGCAGAAATCGGGATTGTATTTCTATTATTTTCTCTGGGGCTCGAGTTTTCGCTGCCCAAGCTCATGTCCATGCGCTCACTGGTTTTCGGTGTCGGATTAGGTCAAATGGTCGTTACTACGGGTGTGTTCTCAGCAATCGCACACTTTCTCGGATTTGCCTGGGGGCCGGCAGTTATCATTGGCGGCATGCTGGCACTGAGCTCCACTGCTATCGTCATTAAGCAGCTTACTGAAGCCGGAGCACTCAATCATCGTCGTACAGAAATGGCCATCAGTATTCTGCTGTTTCAGGATCTGGCAGTGGTGCCTTTCCTCATTGCCATTCCATTAATGTCATCAGAACAGAACATCAGTCTCGCCACTGCGTTAATTCAGGCACTCATAAAAGGTGTACTGGTCGTTATCCTGCTGCTTTCTGCCGGCAAGTGGGTATTGCCCTGGATATTCCGGGAGGTGGCGAAAACCAGAACTGATGAGTTGTTCGTGCTTACCACGATTCTTGTGGCTATTCTGGCCGGCGGGCTGACCTATATTTTCGGTTTGTCCATGGCGCTGGGAGCTTTTCTTGCCGGGATGATGCTGGGAGAAAGCCAGTATAAGTACCAGTTGGAAGCGGACATCCGGCCATTCAGAGATATTCTGATGGGCCTGTTTTTCGTCACTGTGGGCATGCAGCTGAACCTGCACGTACTTTACCAGGATGGTCTGTGGATATTCAGCGGTGTGGCGGTATTAATGGTACTTAAGGTGCTGATATTGCGCCTGGTTGCCAGGTTACTGAATTCAGATGCGGTGGATGCCTGGGCTACCGGCATCAAATTGTGTCAGATTGGCGAATTCAGTTTTGTTATTGCTGCACTGGCCACCGCAGAAGGAGTCATCGACAGCAGAACATCTTCTATTATCATCAGTATGGGCGTGATCAGCATGGCACTGACACCCCTGCTGGTAACCCGCAGTGTGGCCTGGGCGCAGAAACTCGAACCTGCGTCAGCGGTCAACGTGGAGCCCGACAGTGCCATTCCTGAAGCTTCAGCTTTGCAAAACCATATTGTCATCGCCGGATTTGGCAGGGTGGGGCAGTCTGTTGCCCGTTTGCTGAAACTGGAGAACATTTCCTTTATCACCATTGATGCAGACCCGGTAAGGGTGCACGAAAGCCGCAATGCCGGCGAACCGATTTTATTTGGTGATGCCAGCCAGAAGGATATTCTTGAAAATGCCGGTGTTGGCAGAGCCAGTTTACTGCTGGTCACTTTTGATCAGCCTGAGAAAGCTAAGCAGGTCATTAACGCAGCAAGGCAAATCTCGCCGGACATCAACTTAATGGTACGTACAAAACGGGACTATCAGCTGGATGCTTTGTATAAAGCCGGTGCCAGTCAGGTTGTACCGGAAATACAGGAAGGCAGTCTGATGCTGATTTCCCAGGTACTGCATTACGCCGGCGTACCCATGTCGCGGATCCTGCGAAGGGTGAGGGAGGAGCGTCAGGGGCGGTACGATCACCTGCACGGCTTTTATCCGGGGGAAACCACTGAAATCAGCTACGGCACAGAAGATAAACTGGAATTTGTACATGCTGTTGTACTGAATAACGATGCAGCCTGTTTAGGTCAGTCATTGTCAGACATCGATTTTCAAAGAATGCGGGTAAGACTGCAGGTTCTGAGAAGAAATGGCAGCGAAATTGCGCAGCCGGATGGAAATGAAGTGTTGCAAGCCGGTGATGTGCTAGTCATCGCCGGCAAGCCCAGAAGGGTAGAGCGGGCAGAACGTCGTTTTATGGACGGTGCCTGA
- the tadA gene encoding tRNA adenosine(34) deaminase TadA, translated as MSNEELFSDEHWMQQALLRADKAEAINEVPVGAIVVAGGKIIGEGWNSPITDHDPAAHAEMLAVRAAASHIENYRVTGATLYVTLEPCAMCAGMLVHARIARVVFGASDIKTGAAGSVMQLLQHPELNHQCDITGGVLADVCGEKLSAFFRRRRAEIKAAKLLARATQAEECGGNGEE; from the coding sequence ATGAGTAATGAAGAATTATTCAGTGATGAACACTGGATGCAGCAGGCGTTACTTCGTGCTGATAAAGCTGAAGCGATTAACGAAGTACCGGTGGGTGCGATAGTTGTTGCAGGCGGAAAGATCATCGGAGAAGGCTGGAATTCACCGATTACAGACCATGATCCCGCCGCTCATGCGGAAATGCTGGCTGTACGTGCAGCCGCCAGCCATATAGAAAATTACCGGGTTACCGGTGCAACCCTTTATGTCACTCTTGAGCCCTGTGCTATGTGTGCCGGAATGCTGGTGCACGCACGGATCGCCAGAGTGGTATTCGGTGCCAGTGATATAAAAACCGGTGCTGCGGGATCAGTGATGCAATTGTTGCAGCATCCTGAACTTAATCACCAGTGTGATATTACCGGAGGCGTGCTGGCTGATGTTTGCGGAGAAAAGTTGTCTGCATTTTTCCGGCGTCGCCGGGCTGAAATCAAAGCTGCTAAGTTATTGGCCAGAGCGACTCAGGCAGAAGAGTGCGGGGGAAATGGGGAGGAGTAG
- the purL gene encoding phosphoribosylformylglycinamidine synthase — protein MLVLRGAPALSEFRQTKLIERLGQSGITVNGIYAEFVHLVDTTGTLTDDARQVLDKLLTYGPKTQAKAPQGECFFVTPRPGTISPWSSKATNIAQNCGLTAIERIERGCAYYVDVNGELTDADKALVAAELHDRMTESVFAAPESASVLFEHAEGQSFASVDVLGSGKQALVDANISLGLALADDEIDYLFDSFTRLGRNPNDVELYMFAQANSEHCRHKIFNASWTIDGVEQDKSLFKMIKNTFETHPEFVHSAYKDNAAVMEGWQAGRFFPDPQSHQYEYHHEDIDILMKVETHNHPTAISPFPGAATGSGGEIRDEGATGRGSKPKAGLVGFTVSNLRIPGAEQPWEISYGKPQRIVSALDIMIEGPLGGAAFNNEFGRPNLLGYFRTYEQEVSSFNGVEVRGYHKPIMLAGGLGNIRKSHIEKGEITVGAKLIVLGGPAMNIGLGGGAASSMASGQSNEDLDFASVQRDNPEMERRCQEVIDACWQLGDNNPIQFIHDVGAGGLSNALPELVNDGGRGGKFELRDVLADEAGMTPLELWCNESQERYVLSVAPENLEKFAAICARERAPFAVVGEATEEQHLSLHDADFDNQPIDMPLDVLLGKPPKMHRDVKSESVAPEALKREDITLADAAQRMLRLPTVAEKTFLITIGDRSVTGLVSRDQMVGPWQVPVADVAVTASAFDTYHGEAMSMGERTPVALLSHGASARLAVGEALTNIAASNIGDIKRIKLSANWMAAAGHPGEDAGLYEAVKAVGEELCPALGLTIPVGKDSMSMKTAWQDEDGADKAVTSPLSLVITAFGAVKDIRKTLTPQLRTDKGATRLMLIDLGAGQNRLGASCLAQVYQQLADKPADVDNAETLLGFFNAVQAMIEKELVIAYHDRSDGGLFTTIAEMAFAGKTGVTVSLDALADDDLAVLFNEELGAVIQVAESDVDAVTAIAEAHGLGAVLHDIGTLNATDMVEFNRGDVAVLTDTRVNLRTMWAETTHNMQSLRDNPKCADEEHAAKQDAADPGLSAKLSYDVTEDVAAPYIAKGVKPEVAILREQGVNSHLEMAAAFTRAGFTAIDVHMSDVLSGRVSLDNFKGLAACGGFSYGDVLGAGEGWAKSILFNAQARDQFAAFFDRNDTFSLGVCNGCQMLSNLKSLIPGTENWPHFVTNVSERFEARVAMVEVMESNSVLLQGMKGSMMPIAVSHGEGQAEFASADALSAVQSANQVALRYVNNYGQVADTYPANPNGSPAGITGLTSADGRATIMMPHPERVFRTVANSWRPDDWQEDGAWMRIFRNARVFVG, from the coding sequence ATGTTGGTCCTAAGAGGCGCTCCCGCACTGTCTGAATTCAGACAAACTAAACTTATTGAAAGGCTGGGTCAATCCGGTATTACTGTGAATGGCATTTACGCTGAGTTTGTTCACCTTGTGGACACAACCGGCACGTTAACTGACGATGCCCGTCAGGTACTCGATAAATTGCTGACTTACGGTCCGAAAACTCAGGCCAAAGCGCCTCAGGGAGAGTGCTTTTTTGTTACTCCCCGTCCCGGCACCATTTCTCCGTGGTCATCCAAAGCCACTAACATTGCACAAAACTGCGGCCTGACGGCTATCGAACGCATTGAGCGTGGTTGTGCGTATTATGTTGACGTAAATGGTGAGCTGACAGATGCCGATAAAGCGCTGGTGGCAGCAGAACTGCATGATCGCATGACTGAATCAGTGTTTGCTGCGCCGGAAAGTGCATCAGTATTGTTTGAACATGCCGAAGGCCAGAGCTTTGCCTCGGTGGACGTGCTGGGAAGCGGCAAACAGGCACTGGTTGATGCGAATATCAGTCTGGGTCTGGCTCTTGCCGACGATGAAATTGATTACCTGTTTGACAGTTTCACCCGTTTAGGTCGTAACCCTAACGATGTTGAGCTGTACATGTTCGCGCAGGCCAACTCTGAGCACTGCCGGCATAAGATTTTTAACGCCAGTTGGACTATTGATGGCGTAGAGCAGGACAAGTCCCTGTTCAAAATGATCAAAAACACCTTCGAAACCCACCCTGAATTTGTTCACTCTGCGTATAAAGATAACGCGGCTGTGATGGAAGGCTGGCAGGCGGGTCGTTTCTTCCCTGACCCGCAATCTCATCAGTACGAATATCATCATGAAGATATCGACATTCTGATGAAGGTGGAAACCCACAACCACCCGACGGCCATTTCGCCGTTCCCGGGTGCCGCTACCGGTTCCGGTGGTGAAATTCGTGACGAAGGTGCAACAGGCCGTGGCTCTAAGCCGAAAGCGGGTTTAGTTGGCTTTACCGTGTCTAACCTGCGCATTCCGGGGGCTGAGCAGCCATGGGAAATCAGCTATGGTAAACCACAGCGTATTGTCAGCGCGCTGGATATTATGATTGAAGGCCCGCTGGGTGGCGCGGCGTTTAACAACGAATTTGGTCGTCCTAACCTGTTAGGTTATTTCCGTACCTATGAGCAGGAAGTCTCCAGCTTTAACGGTGTGGAAGTACGTGGTTACCATAAGCCAATCATGCTGGCCGGTGGCCTGGGTAACATCCGTAAATCCCATATCGAAAAAGGCGAAATCACCGTTGGCGCGAAACTGATCGTGCTGGGTGGTCCGGCAATGAATATCGGTCTGGGTGGCGGCGCGGCGTCTTCTATGGCGTCCGGTCAGTCTAACGAAGATCTGGATTTTGCTTCTGTACAGCGTGACAATCCTGAAATGGAGCGTCGCTGTCAGGAAGTTATCGATGCCTGCTGGCAGTTAGGTGACAACAACCCGATCCAGTTTATCCATGATGTGGGCGCGGGCGGTCTGTCTAACGCATTGCCTGAACTGGTTAACGACGGTGGTCGTGGCGGTAAATTCGAACTGCGTGACGTGCTCGCCGACGAAGCGGGTATGACGCCACTGGAACTTTGGTGTAACGAATCACAGGAACGTTATGTTCTGTCTGTTGCACCTGAGAACCTGGAAAAATTTGCGGCGATTTGTGCCCGTGAGCGTGCCCCGTTTGCGGTAGTGGGTGAAGCCACTGAAGAACAACACTTGTCATTGCACGATGCTGACTTCGATAACCAGCCGATTGATATGCCACTGGATGTATTGCTAGGTAAGCCACCTAAAATGCATCGTGATGTGAAATCAGAAAGCGTTGCGCCGGAGGCGCTGAAGCGTGAAGACATCACGCTGGCTGATGCGGCTCAACGCATGCTGCGCCTGCCAACAGTCGCGGAGAAAACCTTCCTTATTACCATTGGTGACCGCTCGGTAACCGGTCTGGTCTCACGTGACCAGATGGTGGGTCCGTGGCAGGTGCCGGTGGCTGACGTGGCGGTTACCGCCAGTGCGTTTGATACCTATCACGGTGAAGCCATGTCTATGGGTGAACGTACGCCTGTAGCATTGTTGTCTCACGGCGCATCTGCCCGTCTGGCAGTGGGTGAAGCACTGACTAACATTGCTGCATCAAATATTGGTGATATCAAGCGTATCAAACTGTCTGCGAACTGGATGGCTGCTGCCGGTCACCCGGGCGAAGATGCGGGTCTTTACGAAGCCGTAAAAGCGGTAGGTGAAGAACTGTGTCCGGCGCTGGGTCTGACGATTCCGGTAGGTAAAGACTCTATGTCGATGAAAACAGCATGGCAGGACGAAGACGGCGCTGACAAGGCAGTAACGTCTCCGTTGTCGCTGGTGATCACCGCATTTGGTGCAGTAAAAGACATCCGTAAAACGCTGACGCCACAACTGCGTACCGATAAAGGCGCAACCCGCCTGATGCTGATTGACTTAGGCGCGGGTCAGAACCGTCTGGGCGCAAGCTGTCTGGCACAGGTTTATCAGCAACTGGCTGACAAACCGGCTGATGTGGACAACGCAGAAACCCTGCTGGGCTTCTTCAATGCCGTACAGGCAATGATTGAAAAAGAACTGGTTATTGCGTACCACGACCGGTCAGACGGTGGTCTGTTTACAACCATAGCGGAAATGGCTTTTGCCGGTAAGACGGGTGTGACCGTTTCTCTTGATGCTCTGGCTGACGATGACTTAGCAGTACTGTTTAACGAAGAATTAGGTGCGGTTATTCAGGTAGCTGAAAGCGACGTGGATGCGGTGACAGCGATTGCTGAAGCTCACGGTCTGGGCGCGGTGTTACACGATATTGGTACTCTGAATGCGACAGACATGGTTGAGTTTAACCGTGGTGACGTTGCTGTACTGACTGATACCCGCGTGAACCTGCGTACCATGTGGGCCGAAACTACGCACAATATGCAAAGCCTGCGTGATAACCCGAAATGTGCTGACGAAGAACATGCTGCCAAGCAGGATGCGGCAGATCCGGGTCTGAGCGCGAAGCTGAGCTATGATGTTACTGAAGACGTTGCTGCGCCTTATATTGCTAAGGGTGTTAAGCCGGAAGTGGCGATTCTGCGTGAGCAGGGCGTTAACTCTCATCTGGAAATGGCAGCAGCATTTACCCGCGCGGGTTTCACTGCTATCGACGTGCACATGAGTGACGTACTGAGCGGCCGTGTGTCCCTGGACAACTTTAAAGGTCTGGCGGCTTGTGGTGGTTTCTCTTACGGTGACGTACTGGGTGCCGGTGAAGGTTGGGCGAAGTCGATTCTGTTCAATGCCCAGGCCCGTGACCAGTTTGCCGCTTTCTTTGACCGCAACGATACGTTCAGCCTGGGTGTATGTAACGGTTGTCAGATGCTCTCTAACCTCAAATCGTTAATCCCTGGCACAGAAAACTGGCCACACTTTGTGACTAACGTGTCTGAGCGTTTTGAAGCTCGTGTTGCCATGGTAGAAGTCATGGAGTCTAACTCTGTGCTGCTGCAGGGCATGAAAGGCTCGATGATGCCTATCGCGGTATCACATGGTGAAGGTCAGGCTGAGTTTGCCTCTGCTGATGCACTGAGTGCGGTTCAGAGCGCGAATCAGGTAGCCCTGCGTTACGTGAACAACTACGGTCAGGTGGCAGATACTTATCCTGCGAACCCGAACGGTTCACCAGCAGGTATCACGGGTCTGACATCTGCTGATGGTCGGGCAACGATTATGATGCCTCACCCGGAACGTGTATTCCGTACTGTAGCGAACTCCTGGCGCCCGGACGACTGGCAGGAAGACGGTGCGTGGATGCGCATCTTCCGCAACGCCCGCGTCTTCGTGGGCTAG
- the smrA gene encoding DNA endonuclease SmrA gives MHHQFDDDDLRSFMEEMGDVQRITTDDKVFNHDAQDSLAKKAKRAALAKDNPDIFNPLSMENVKPVKPDDFIAFQQPGIQDGVFKNLRLGKYELEQRISLKNLTLAESRDLLYKQLKNAHERGTRALLVQHGKGENSKPVPAMKKSYVNHWLAELDFVIAWHTAQPGHGGFGATYVLLKKHPQQKLINREKNRKR, from the coding sequence ATGCACCACCAGTTCGACGATGATGATTTACGTTCTTTCATGGAAGAGATGGGCGATGTACAACGGATAACTACAGACGACAAAGTATTCAATCACGACGCACAGGACAGCCTTGCGAAAAAGGCCAAAAGAGCCGCACTGGCCAAAGATAATCCGGACATATTCAATCCCCTCAGCATGGAAAACGTGAAGCCCGTCAAACCCGACGATTTCATTGCTTTTCAACAACCCGGCATTCAGGACGGTGTGTTTAAGAACTTACGGCTGGGTAAGTATGAACTTGAACAGCGTATATCTCTTAAAAACCTGACCCTCGCGGAATCCAGAGACTTACTTTACAAGCAACTCAAAAACGCCCATGAACGGGGCACACGCGCTCTGCTTGTTCAGCATGGCAAAGGCGAAAACAGTAAACCGGTTCCGGCAATGAAAAAAAGCTACGTAAATCACTGGCTCGCCGAACTGGATTTCGTCATCGCGTGGCATACCGCACAACCCGGTCATGGCGGTTTCGGCGCAACCTATGTATTGCTGAAAAAACATCCGCAACAAAAGTTAATAAACCGCGAAAAAAATAGAAAAAGATAA